A genomic window from Silene latifolia isolate original U9 population chromosome 11, ASM4854445v1, whole genome shotgun sequence includes:
- the LOC141611707 gene encoding chlorophyll a-b binding protein CP29.1, chloroplastic-like gives MASATATATAATSSFIGTRLTDIPSNSGRVTARFGFGAKKAAKKAPSRSKPETDRPLWYPGAQAPEWLDGSLVGDYGFDPFGLGKPAEYLQYDYDGLDQNLAKNLAGDIIGTRTESEDIKSTALQPYSEVFGLQRFRECELIHGRWAMLATLGALTVEWLTGITWQDAGKVELIEGSSYLGQPLPFSITTLIWIEVLIIGYIEFQRNSELDPEKRLYPGGSYFDPLGLAADPEKKEILQLAEIKHARLAMVAFLGFAVQAAVTGKGPLNNWATHLSDPLHTTILDRFL, from the exons ATGGCATCCGCTACCGCGACCGCCACAGCCGCCACATCATCATTCATTGGTACCCGTCTCACTGACATCCCTTCAAACTCAGGCAGAGTCACAGCCAGGTTTGGGTTCGGTGCCAAGAAGGCTGCTAAGAAAGCGCCTTCTAGGTCAAAGCCAGAGACGGACAGGCCATTATGGTACCCGGGTGCGCAGGCACCGGAATGGCTTGATGGGAGTCTAGTGGGTGACTATGGGTTTGACCCATTTGGTCTAGGGAAGCCAGCTGAGTACTTGCAATATGATTATGATGGGTTGGACCAAAACTTGGCGAAGAACTTGGCGGGTGATATTATTGGGACAAGAACCGAGTCGGAGGATATTAAGTCTACAGCATTGCAGCCTTACAGTGAGGTGTTTGGATTGCAGAGGTTTAGGGAGTGTGAGTTGATACATGGTAGATGGGCTATGTTGGCTACTCTTGGTGCTTTGACTGTTGAGTGGCTCACTGGTATTACTTGGCAAGATGCTGGAAAG GTTGAGCTAATAGAAGGATCATCATACCTAGGGCAACCTCTACCCTTCTCAATAACCACACTCATCTGGATTGAAGTACTTATAATCGGGTACATTGAGTTCCAACGCAACTCGGAGCTCGACCCAGAAAAGAGGCTCTACCCAGGTGGATCCTACTTCGACCCATTGGGTCTGGCGGCCGACCCGGAAAAGAAGGAAATTCTTCAGCTAGCTGAGATCAAGCATGCTAGGCTGGCTATGGTTGCGTTTTTGGGATTTGCTGTCCAAGCTGCTGTCACTGGTAAAGGACCACTTAACAACTGGGCTACCCACTTGAGCGACCCGCTCCATACTACTATTTTGGACAGGTTTCTGTAG